From a region of the Bermanella marisrubri genome:
- a CDS encoding YnfA family protein, with amino-acid sequence MPELKTLGLFLLTALAEILGCYLPYLWLREGKTIWLLIPGALCLALFAWLLSLHPTASGRVYAAYGGVYIFMAILWLWTVDGVRPTVWDLVGSSVALLGMAIIMFAPHGQ; translated from the coding sequence ATGCCTGAGCTTAAAACACTTGGACTTTTCCTCTTAACGGCCTTAGCCGAGATTCTCGGCTGTTATTTACCTTATCTTTGGTTGCGCGAGGGCAAAACCATCTGGTTGTTGATTCCAGGGGCGTTGTGTTTAGCCTTGTTTGCTTGGTTATTGTCCCTGCATCCCACGGCCTCTGGCCGCGTCTATGCTGCCTATGGTGGTGTTTATATTTTTATGGCGATACTTTGGTTGTGGACAGTAGATGGAGTAAGGCCAACCGTTTGGGATTTAGTGGGTTCTTCAGTGGCCTTACTAGGGATGGCGATTATTATGTTTGCCCCTCATGGTCAGTAG
- a CDS encoding organic hydroperoxide resistance protein, with translation MNPIYQVAANAQAGRNGSVSTEDEQLKLDLSYPKEMGGSGAGNNPEQLFAAGYAACFSNAILHVASQQKIKVTEAPVRANVAIGPREDGGFALAVTLDVTMDIEQTQAVELVGVAHQVCPYSHAIKGNIEVVVKVNNESIIG, from the coding sequence ATGAACCCTATTTATCAAGTTGCCGCAAATGCTCAAGCTGGCCGTAATGGCTCAGTTTCAACAGAAGACGAGCAATTAAAACTAGACCTCAGTTACCCCAAAGAAATGGGCGGAAGCGGAGCGGGTAATAATCCAGAGCAGCTATTTGCCGCTGGTTATGCCGCGTGTTTTTCTAATGCCATTCTTCATGTTGCGTCACAGCAAAAGATTAAAGTCACAGAAGCTCCAGTTCGTGCAAATGTGGCGATAGGACCTCGTGAAGATGGTGGTTTTGCTCTTGCGGTGACGTTGGATGTCACAATGGATATTGAACAGACGCAGGCTGTTGAGCTTGTGGGTGTTGCGCATCAAGTCTGCCCGTATTCTCATGCAATTAAAGGCAATATTGAGGTGGTGGTAAAAGTAAACAATGAATCAATCATAGGATAA